From a single Arachis hypogaea cultivar Tifrunner chromosome 3, arahy.Tifrunner.gnm2.J5K5, whole genome shotgun sequence genomic region:
- the LOC112789995 gene encoding ent-kaurenoic acid oxidase 2 isoform X1 produces MYLAFMDELMKNELEKWSKMGQIELLTELRRLTFKIIIHIFLGASSTSVIEALEKEYTKLNYGMRALRIDLPGFAFHKAFKARKNLVSIFQNVVNERRKEKLENPNKTAKDMLDQLIDAEDENGRKLADDEVIDIMIMYLNAGHESSGHTTMWATLILQQHPQYFQKAKQEQEEIVKRRPANQKGMTMKEYRQMDFLSKAIDETMRYITFSLMTFREAKRYVKLNGFLIPKGWKVFVWYRAIHQDPQVYPNPRIFDPSRFDISMFSNTDFWLAIEVNGLCLFSC; encoded by the exons ATGTACTTGGCTTTCATGGACGAACTCATGAAAAACGAATTGGAAAAATGGTCAAAGATGGGGCAAATTGAGTTGCTGACTGAACTCAGAAGGCTTACCTTCAAGATCATCATCCACATTTTCCTTGGCGCCTCCAGCACTTCTGTTATTGAAGCTTTGGAAAAGGAATACACTAAGCTTAACTATGGCATGAGAGCTTTGCGCATTGATCTTCCCGGTTTTGCATTCCACAAAGCCTTCAAG GCTAGAAAGAATCTAGTTAGCATATTTCAAAATGTTGTGAATGAGAGGAGAAAGGAGAAGTTAGAAAATCCAAACAAAACAGCAAAAGATATGTTGGATCAACTGATTGATGCTGAAGACGAGAACGGTAGGAAATTGGCTGATGATGAAGTGATTGACATTATGATAATGTATTTGAATGCTGGACATGAATCTTCTGGACACACTACCATGTGGGCTACTTTGATCCTTCAACAGCACCCTCAGTATTTCCAAAAGGCTAAGCAAGAACAGGAAGAGATCGTAAAGCGGAGGCCAGCAAATCAGAAGGGTATGACAATGAAGGAATATAGGCAGATGGATTTCCTCTCTAAG GCAATTGATGAAACTATGCGCTATATTACCTTCTCTTTAATGACATTCCGGGAGGCAAAGCGTTATGTCAAACTGAATG GTTTTCTTATTCCCAAAGGTTGGAAGGTTTTTGTTTGGTATAGGGCTATTCACCAAGACCCTCAGGTTTATCCTAATCCAAGGATATTTGATCCTTCAAGATTCGAT ATCTCAATGTTTTCCAATACAGATTTCTGGTTGGCCATTGAAGTTAATGGCTTATGCTTATTTAGCTGTTAG
- the LOC112789994 gene encoding universal stress protein PHOS32, translating into MQKQQNPLALDSDPQLPQIKIHHPTSPRHHPSAVSTATPTPTAGARRKIGVAVDLSDESAYAVRWAVQQYIRPGDAVILLHVSPTNVLFGADWGSIDLAINTDPALDDEGITTTASINDSSGGGSGDHNKRKLEDDFDAFTATKAADLAKPLREAQIPFKIHIVKDHDMKERLCLEVERLGLSAVIMGSRGFGAVRRGSDGRLGSVSDYCVHHCICPVVVVRYPEDKDGGLAAGARAGDAVVAKQGGDGKAVIKPVTAVQDHKKEH; encoded by the exons atgcagaAGCAGCAAAATCCATTGGCACTGGATTCCGACCCACAATTGCCGCAAATTAAAATCCACCATCCGACCTCTCCCCGCCACCACCCCTCCGCCGTATCCACCGCAACCCCAACACCAACCGCCGGCGCACGCCGCAAAATTGGCGTAGCCGTGGACCTCTCGGACGAGAGCGCCTACGCCGTCCGCTGGGCTGTCCAGCAATATATCCGTCCCGGCGACGCCGTTATCCTCCTCCACGTGAGCCCCACTAACGTCCTGTTCGGTGCCGACTGGGGCTCCATCGACCTCGCCATCAACACTGACCCAGCTTTAGACGACGAAGGCATTACCACCACTGCTTCCATCAACGACAGTTCTGGCGGCGGCAGTGGCGACCACAACAAGCGCAAGCTCGAAGACGATTTCGATGCATTCACGGCGACAAAGGCCGCCGATCTCGCTAAGCCTTTGCGTGAGGCACAAATCCCTTTCAAGATCCACATCGTGAAGGACCATGACATGAAGGAGCGCCTCTGCCTCGAGGTCGAGCGCCTCGGTCTCAGTGCCGTCATCATGGGAAGCCGCGGATTCGGTGCCGTGCGTCGCGGCAGCGATGGGCGCCTTGGCAGCGTTAGCGACTATTGCGTGCATCACTGCATTTGCCCCGTTGTTGTTGTCCGCTATCCTGAAGATAAGGACGGCGGCCTCGCGGCTGGTGCTAGAGCTGGGGATGCCGTGGTGGCGAAGCAGGGCGGCGACGGCAAGGCTGTGATCAAGCCTGTGACGGCGGTGCAGGATCATAAAAAAG AGCATTAG
- the LOC112789995 gene encoding ent-kaurenoic acid oxidase 1 isoform X2, with translation MGQIELLTELRRLTFKIIIHIFLGASSTSVIEALEKEYTKLNYGMRALRIDLPGFAFHKAFKARKNLVSIFQNVVNERRKEKLENPNKTAKDMLDQLIDAEDENGRKLADDEVIDIMIMYLNAGHESSGHTTMWATLILQQHPQYFQKAKQEQEEIVKRRPANQKGMTMKEYRQMDFLSKAIDETMRYITFSLMTFREAKRYVKLNGFLIPKGWKVFVWYRAIHQDPQVYPNPRIFDPSRFDISMFSNTDFWLAIEVNGLCLFSC, from the exons ATGGGGCAAATTGAGTTGCTGACTGAACTCAGAAGGCTTACCTTCAAGATCATCATCCACATTTTCCTTGGCGCCTCCAGCACTTCTGTTATTGAAGCTTTGGAAAAGGAATACACTAAGCTTAACTATGGCATGAGAGCTTTGCGCATTGATCTTCCCGGTTTTGCATTCCACAAAGCCTTCAAG GCTAGAAAGAATCTAGTTAGCATATTTCAAAATGTTGTGAATGAGAGGAGAAAGGAGAAGTTAGAAAATCCAAACAAAACAGCAAAAGATATGTTGGATCAACTGATTGATGCTGAAGACGAGAACGGTAGGAAATTGGCTGATGATGAAGTGATTGACATTATGATAATGTATTTGAATGCTGGACATGAATCTTCTGGACACACTACCATGTGGGCTACTTTGATCCTTCAACAGCACCCTCAGTATTTCCAAAAGGCTAAGCAAGAACAGGAAGAGATCGTAAAGCGGAGGCCAGCAAATCAGAAGGGTATGACAATGAAGGAATATAGGCAGATGGATTTCCTCTCTAAG GCAATTGATGAAACTATGCGCTATATTACCTTCTCTTTAATGACATTCCGGGAGGCAAAGCGTTATGTCAAACTGAATG GTTTTCTTATTCCCAAAGGTTGGAAGGTTTTTGTTTGGTATAGGGCTATTCACCAAGACCCTCAGGTTTATCCTAATCCAAGGATATTTGATCCTTCAAGATTCGAT ATCTCAATGTTTTCCAATACAGATTTCTGGTTGGCCATTGAAGTTAATGGCTTATGCTTATTTAGCTGTTAG